Proteins encoded by one window of Paenibacillus urinalis:
- a CDS encoding acyl-CoA thioesterase, protein MKAQQIERTAWYGTRFRVRYQESDQMGVVYHANYVNWFEIGRTEMIRSLGLSYRSMEEQGVLLPVIGLDLKYKLPAKYDDYITVWTRINNFSSVRLHYEYEVRREDMAADKIKIDNKEVVLNTEDLPGELLVTGSTQHVWVNADFKPVRLDKSVPNLYDALKRALSIGRE, encoded by the coding sequence TTGAAAGCCCAGCAGATAGAACGAACAGCCTGGTATGGAACACGGTTCAGAGTACGTTATCAGGAAAGTGACCAAATGGGGGTCGTTTACCATGCGAATTATGTGAACTGGTTCGAAATCGGCAGAACCGAAATGATCCGAAGTCTTGGATTAAGTTACCGGAGCATGGAAGAGCAGGGGGTTCTGCTGCCTGTAATTGGACTTGACCTGAAGTATAAGCTGCCTGCGAAGTATGATGACTATATTACGGTGTGGACGCGTATAAATAATTTTAGCAGTGTCCGACTTCATTACGAATATGAAGTGCGAAGAGAAGATATGGCAGCAGACAAGATAAAGATAGATAACAAAGAGGTCGTATTGAATACCGAGGATTTGCCTGGGGAGCTGCTTGTCACAGGATCGACGCAGCATGTGTGGGTAAATGCAGACTTCAAGCCTGTCAGGCTTGATAAAAGCGTTCCAAACCTGTACGATGCTTTAAAGAGAGCTTTGTCTATTGGAAGGGAGTAA
- the icd gene encoding NADP-dependent isocitrate dehydrogenase: protein MPNFEKFALPTEGEQITIDNGSLQVPNNPIIPFIEGDGTGRDIWKASKRVLDAAVEKAYNGEKQIAWYEVFAGEKAFNTYGEWLPADTLEAIREYIVAIKGPLTTPIGGGIRSLNVALRQELDLYVCLRPVRYFDGVPSPVKRPDLVDMVIFRENTEDIYAGIEYKEGSEEVKKVIQFLQQEMGANKIRFPETSGIGIKPVSSEGSKRLVRAAVEYAINHGRKSVTLVHKGNIMKFTEGAFKNWGYEVAEAEFGDKVFTWAQYDEIKEKEGTDAANAAQKAAEDAGKIIVKDAIADIALQQVLTRPAEFDVIATLNLNGDYLSDALAAQVGGIGIAPGANINYVTGHAIFEATHGTAPKYADKDVVNPGSVILSGVMLLEHLGWQEAADLIYKGMETSINNKTVTYDFARLMEGATEVKCSEFADEIIKNL, encoded by the coding sequence ATGCCGAACTTTGAAAAATTCGCACTACCTACTGAGGGCGAACAAATTACAATTGACAATGGTTCACTTCAAGTACCTAACAATCCAATCATTCCTTTCATTGAGGGTGACGGGACAGGCCGTGACATCTGGAAGGCATCGAAGCGTGTTCTGGATGCAGCAGTTGAGAAGGCATACAATGGCGAGAAGCAAATCGCTTGGTATGAAGTGTTTGCTGGTGAAAAAGCATTCAATACATACGGAGAGTGGCTGCCGGCTGATACGCTGGAAGCGATCCGTGAATATATCGTAGCTATTAAAGGGCCGCTTACAACTCCAATTGGCGGTGGAATCCGTTCTCTGAACGTAGCTCTCCGTCAAGAGCTGGATTTGTATGTATGCTTGCGTCCTGTACGTTATTTCGACGGTGTACCTTCTCCAGTTAAACGTCCGGACCTCGTAGACATGGTCATCTTCCGTGAGAACACAGAAGACATCTATGCAGGAATCGAGTACAAAGAAGGATCTGAGGAAGTGAAGAAGGTTATTCAGTTCCTGCAGCAAGAGATGGGCGCGAACAAGATCCGTTTCCCTGAAACATCCGGTATCGGTATCAAGCCTGTATCCTCTGAAGGATCCAAACGTCTTGTGCGTGCAGCAGTTGAATATGCAATCAATCATGGACGCAAGAGCGTAACTTTGGTTCATAAAGGCAACATTATGAAATTTACGGAAGGTGCCTTCAAGAACTGGGGTTATGAAGTAGCGGAAGCTGAATTTGGCGATAAAGTGTTCACTTGGGCACAATACGATGAAATTAAAGAAAAAGAAGGTACAGATGCAGCGAATGCCGCTCAAAAAGCTGCTGAAGATGCAGGCAAGATCATTGTTAAGGATGCAATTGCCGATATCGCCCTTCAGCAAGTTCTGACTCGTCCTGCAGAATTTGATGTTATCGCAACACTGAACCTGAACGGTGACTATCTGTCTGATGCTCTAGCTGCACAAGTTGGTGGTATCGGTATCGCTCCAGGCGCGAACATCAACTATGTAACAGGTCATGCCATCTTCGAAGCGACGCATGGTACAGCACCGAAGTATGCAGACAAAGACGTAGTTAACCCGGGTTCTGTTATCTTGTCCGGTGTTATGCTGCTTGAGCATTTGGGCTGGCAGGAAGCGGCTGACCTGATCTACAAAGGGATGGAAACGTCCATTAATAACAAGACCGTTACCTATGACTTTGCTCGCTTAATGGAAGGCGCGACAGAAGTGAAATGCTCTGAGTTTGCAGACGAGATTATCAAAAACCTGTAG
- the citZ gene encoding citrate synthase, producing the protein MTATKGLEGIVAATSSISSIVDGVLTYRGYDIDDLAANACFEEVAYLLWFGKLPNKTELDQLNKSFSEYAPIPDELIAQIKLYPRDLNTMAALRSAVSALGLYDAQAEDDSQEANENKAVKLQAQLPTIVAAIARIREGKEPIAPKQGVSIAENFLYMLTGEEPSETAIKALDQALVLHADHELNASTFAARVTVATLSDIYSGVTSAIGALKGPLHGGANEAVMKMLNEIGSKDKLEAYIQQKLDNREKIMGFGHRVYKNGDPRAKHLQKMSRELGEQNENTELYEMSVRIEELITGQKGLRPNVDFYSASVYTQLGIQRDLFTPIFAISRVSGWTAHILEQLADNRIIRPRAEYTGPTTQKYISIENR; encoded by the coding sequence ATGACAGCTACTAAAGGCCTTGAAGGTATCGTTGCAGCAACTTCCTCAATCAGTTCCATCGTTGACGGCGTTCTTACATATCGTGGTTATGATATCGATGACCTCGCTGCGAACGCTTGCTTTGAAGAAGTTGCTTACTTGCTGTGGTTCGGCAAGCTCCCTAACAAAACTGAGCTTGATCAATTGAATAAGAGCTTCAGTGAATATGCACCGATTCCCGATGAACTGATCGCTCAGATCAAACTCTATCCGCGGGACTTGAATACAATGGCGGCTCTGCGTTCAGCGGTGTCTGCACTTGGGCTGTATGATGCTCAGGCAGAAGACGACTCTCAGGAAGCAAATGAGAATAAGGCAGTGAAGCTGCAAGCACAGCTTCCAACGATTGTTGCAGCCATTGCTCGTATTCGTGAAGGCAAAGAGCCGATTGCGCCTAAACAAGGGGTATCCATCGCAGAGAATTTCCTTTACATGCTTACAGGAGAGGAGCCGAGTGAAACTGCAATCAAAGCACTGGATCAGGCCCTGGTTCTCCATGCGGATCATGAGCTGAACGCATCTACTTTTGCTGCCCGTGTAACCGTAGCTACCCTTTCTGACATCTACTCCGGAGTTACTTCTGCGATTGGTGCACTTAAGGGTCCTTTGCATGGCGGTGCGAACGAGGCTGTTATGAAGATGCTGAATGAAATCGGTTCCAAAGATAAGCTGGAAGCCTATATTCAGCAGAAGCTAGATAATCGTGAGAAGATTATGGGCTTTGGACACCGTGTATACAAGAACGGAGATCCTCGTGCGAAGCATCTGCAGAAGATGTCTCGTGAACTTGGTGAGCAGAATGAAAATACAGAGCTGTATGAAATGTCCGTTCGGATCGAAGAATTGATCACAGGCCAAAAAGGTCTGAGACCTAATGTGGATTTCTATTCTGCATCGGTTTATACACAGCTTGGTATTCAAAGAGATTTGTTTACTCCAATCTTCGCTATCAGTCGTGTATCTGGATGGACAGCACATATTTTGGAACAGCTGGCGGATAACCGTATTATTCGTCCACGCGCAGAATATACAGGACCGACAACCCAAAAGTACATTTCTATCGAAAATCGATAA
- the pyk gene encoding pyruvate kinase, producing MRKTKIVCTIGPSSESLENTKKLIMAGMNVARLNFSHGDFEEHGGRIKTIRAASDELNKSVAILLDTKGPEIRTGKLEVEPIELVQDEYITLTTEEILGNKDRLSITYKDLPSDVSPGSTILIDDGLIGLTVEEVSETDIKCRIVNGGTIKSKKGVNVPGVAISLPGITEKDANDIIFGIEQGIDFIAASFVRKASDVLEIRELLDKHNAGHIQIISKIENQEGVDNLDEILEVSDGLMVARGDLGVEIPAEDVPVVQKRMIEKCNIAGKPVITATQMLDSMQRNPRPTRAEASDVANAIFDGTDAIMLSGETAAGKYPVESVLTMARIAEKAESALNYRELYKKQRIAQETTVTEAISQSVAISAYELHAKAILTSTESGYTARMVSKYRPEAPIVAVTNEDRTMRRLALTWGVTPVKGVPCDTTDGLFENAVVGGKKSGIVQDGDLVVITAGVPLGRSGSTNLIKIDHIH from the coding sequence ATGCGCAAAACTAAAATTGTATGTACTATTGGTCCTTCCAGTGAGTCGTTGGAAAACACAAAAAAATTGATTATGGCGGGTATGAACGTAGCTCGCTTGAACTTCTCCCATGGTGACTTTGAGGAGCATGGCGGACGTATCAAAACAATTCGTGCAGCGAGTGACGAGCTGAATAAATCAGTTGCAATTCTGCTGGATACGAAAGGTCCTGAGATCCGTACAGGCAAACTCGAAGTTGAGCCTATCGAACTGGTTCAAGACGAGTACATCACTCTGACAACGGAAGAGATCCTTGGCAACAAAGACCGTTTGTCTATCACATACAAAGACTTGCCAAGTGATGTATCCCCAGGATCAACGATTTTGATTGACGATGGTCTGATCGGACTGACGGTTGAGGAAGTAAGCGAAACGGATATTAAATGCCGTATCGTTAACGGCGGCACCATCAAGAGCAAGAAAGGTGTTAACGTTCCTGGTGTTGCAATTTCTCTCCCTGGTATTACCGAAAAAGACGCTAACGATATCATTTTTGGAATTGAACAAGGCATCGATTTTATTGCAGCTTCCTTCGTTCGTAAAGCAAGTGACGTATTAGAAATTCGTGAACTGCTTGACAAACACAATGCAGGACACATTCAAATTATTTCTAAAATTGAAAACCAAGAAGGCGTAGATAACTTGGATGAAATTCTTGAAGTATCTGACGGCCTGATGGTTGCACGCGGTGACCTTGGTGTTGAAATTCCAGCAGAAGATGTACCGGTTGTGCAAAAACGTATGATCGAAAAATGTAATATTGCCGGCAAGCCGGTTATTACAGCAACTCAAATGCTGGATTCCATGCAGCGCAACCCGCGCCCTACACGTGCGGAAGCAAGTGACGTTGCGAATGCCATTTTCGATGGAACTGATGCAATTATGCTGTCCGGAGAAACAGCTGCAGGTAAATACCCTGTAGAATCTGTGCTGACAATGGCTCGTATTGCTGAAAAAGCAGAGTCTGCACTTAACTACCGTGAACTATACAAGAAGCAACGAATTGCTCAAGAAACAACGGTTACTGAAGCAATCAGTCAATCGGTTGCAATCAGTGCATACGAACTGCATGCCAAAGCAATTCTTACTTCTACGGAATCCGGATATACAGCTCGAATGGTTTCCAAATATCGTCCAGAAGCTCCGATCGTTGCTGTAACGAACGAAGATCGTACAATGCGTAGACTCGCATTGACTTGGGGCGTAACACCTGTCAAAGGTGTGCCTTGTGACACGACTGACGGGCTGTTTGAAAACGCAGTAGTTGGCGGCAAAAAATCAGGAATCGTGCAAGATGGAGATCTGGTAGTTATCACAGCGGGCGTTCCTCTTGGCCGCTCGGGATCCACGAACCTTATCAAGATCGACCATATCCACTAA
- a CDS encoding acetyl-CoA carboxylase carboxyltransferase subunit alpha has product MAGELPYEAPLIEMRKKIEELQQFGIEKGIDFAEEVARLEERYTKLEEEIYSSITAPQKMHLARHQQRPTSLDLISLIFTDFMELHGDRQFGDDLAVVGGLAKLNGRPVTVIGQQRGKDTKDNIARFFGSPHPEGFRKALRLMHQANKFGRPIITFIDTKGAYPGKTAEERGQSEAIARNLLEMAKLSVPVLCVIIGEGGSGGALAMAVGNRVLMLEHAIYSVISPNGAASILWKDASKADQAAEAMKITAQDLIEMEVIEDIVPEPRGGSHRDYEATAVSIKEALEKHLNELLQMDREALRQDRYEKFRKIGKFQEITAKETVPEESSLIKD; this is encoded by the coding sequence TTGGCGGGAGAGTTGCCATATGAAGCGCCTCTTATTGAGATGCGCAAAAAAATTGAAGAGCTTCAGCAATTCGGTATCGAAAAAGGCATCGATTTTGCAGAGGAAGTGGCTCGTTTGGAAGAGCGGTATACCAAATTGGAAGAGGAGATTTACTCATCAATTACAGCTCCTCAGAAAATGCATTTGGCAAGACATCAGCAGCGCCCCACTTCGCTGGACCTGATATCGCTCATCTTTACGGACTTTATGGAGCTTCATGGAGATCGCCAGTTTGGTGATGATCTGGCCGTGGTCGGAGGACTTGCCAAGCTTAACGGACGTCCTGTTACGGTTATCGGACAGCAGCGAGGCAAGGATACGAAAGATAATATTGCCCGTTTTTTTGGGAGTCCGCACCCGGAAGGGTTTCGTAAAGCGCTCCGTTTAATGCATCAGGCTAACAAGTTTGGCAGGCCTATTATTACTTTCATAGATACGAAAGGGGCATATCCGGGCAAAACAGCGGAGGAACGTGGTCAGTCCGAAGCTATCGCCCGTAATCTTCTTGAGATGGCCAAGCTCTCTGTGCCTGTGCTGTGCGTCATCATTGGAGAAGGAGGAAGCGGCGGTGCTCTTGCGATGGCGGTCGGCAATCGGGTGCTAATGCTTGAGCATGCAATTTACTCCGTTATCTCACCTAATGGTGCAGCTTCGATTCTGTGGAAGGATGCATCCAAAGCAGATCAGGCTGCAGAAGCGATGAAGATAACCGCTCAGGATCTGATAGAGATGGAAGTCATCGAGGATATCGTTCCCGAGCCGCGTGGCGGTTCTCATCGGGATTACGAAGCGACGGCAGTATCGATTAAGGAAGCGCTGGAGAAGCATCTTAATGAACTGCTGCAGATGGATAGAGAGGCCCTTCGTCAGGATCGCTACGAGAAATTCCGTAAAATAGGTAAATTCCAGGAAATTACAGCTAAGGAAACAGTGCCTGAAGAATCTTCGTTAATTAAAGATTAA
- a CDS encoding phosphatidylglycerophosphatase A produces MSYEIAEAMLKRRGVSVESIAKIVYDLQKKFHPELKEEECVTSVRAVLAKREVQYTLYTGVALDELAEQNLLPQPLQALMEADEPLYGVDETLALGITSVYGMIGLTSFGYLDKEKTGIIKNLNDKNAGIHVFLDDLVAGLAAAASARIAHQNTNAKVYPL; encoded by the coding sequence ATGTCATATGAAATTGCGGAAGCGATGCTGAAACGCAGGGGTGTGAGCGTTGAATCCATCGCCAAAATAGTCTATGATCTTCAAAAAAAGTTTCATCCCGAATTAAAGGAAGAAGAGTGTGTTACAAGCGTACGGGCTGTTCTTGCCAAGCGTGAGGTACAGTATACGTTATATACGGGGGTAGCACTTGATGAGCTGGCGGAGCAAAATCTGCTGCCTCAGCCGCTTCAGGCATTGATGGAGGCGGATGAGCCGCTGTATGGTGTGGACGAGACTCTTGCACTTGGAATTACCAGTGTATATGGTATGATAGGGCTTACAAGTTTTGGATATTTAGACAAGGAGAAGACCGGAATCATTAAGAATCTGAATGACAAAAATGCGGGCATTCATGTATTCCTGGATGATTTGGTGGCAGGCCTTGCAGCTGCTGCTTCGGCTCGAATTGCGCATCAGAACACGAATGCGAAGGTCTATCCGCTGTAA
- the accD gene encoding acetyl-CoA carboxylase, carboxyltransferase subunit beta: MFKDIFQKKRKYATIPSDRAQRTDNPEGEERPRREIPEGLMNKCSKCGTIQYSKELEKNLKVCPSCGHHMRLNARERIEMTLDEGFIEYDADMVSVDPLDFPGYKSKLEQQTMKSGLKDAVVTGEGTIDGHPVVVAVMSFDFFTGSMGSVVGEKITRAIEKATEKKVPILIFSTSGGARMQESILSLMQMAKTSSALSRHDEQGGLFISVITDPTTGGVSASFAMLGDINIAEPGAIFGFAGRIVIEQTIRQKLPDDFQTAEFNLQHGQLDMVVNRKELRNTLAKLLDMHSAKGEV; encoded by the coding sequence GTGTTCAAAGATATTTTCCAGAAAAAACGGAAGTACGCGACCATTCCTTCAGATCGTGCACAGCGCACAGATAATCCTGAAGGTGAAGAGCGACCGCGTCGTGAGATTCCAGAGGGACTCATGAATAAGTGCAGCAAATGCGGCACGATACAATACAGCAAGGAACTTGAAAAGAATTTGAAAGTTTGTCCGTCATGCGGTCATCATATGCGTCTAAATGCAAGAGAGCGTATTGAAATGACGCTTGATGAAGGATTTATTGAGTATGACGCGGATATGGTGTCCGTGGACCCCCTGGATTTTCCAGGCTATAAATCTAAGCTGGAGCAGCAAACGATGAAGTCGGGCCTGAAGGATGCCGTCGTTACAGGTGAAGGTACGATTGATGGTCATCCGGTGGTCGTTGCTGTTATGAGCTTTGACTTCTTTACAGGCAGCATGGGCTCGGTTGTCGGCGAGAAAATTACGCGCGCCATAGAGAAAGCCACAGAGAAGAAGGTTCCTATCCTTATTTTTTCCACCTCAGGTGGAGCTCGTATGCAGGAGAGCATTCTGAGTCTGATGCAAATGGCGAAGACAAGCAGTGCGCTGTCCAGGCATGATGAACAGGGCGGATTGTTCATATCTGTTATAACCGATCCGACGACAGGCGGCGTTTCCGCCAGCTTTGCTATGCTCGGAGATATAAATATTGCGGAACCGGGAGCTATATTCGGGTTTGCAGGCCGAATTGTTATTGAACAGACCATTCGCCAGAAGCTTCCTGATGACTTTCAGACCGCTGAATTCAATTTGCAGCATGGACAGCTGGATATGGTCGTGAACCGTAAGGAATTGCGGAATACATTGGCCAAACTGCTCGACATGCACAGCGCGAAAGGAGAGGTCTAA
- a CDS encoding FxsA family protein, whose translation MRNWMWALLLLIPAVELFGFIWVSEQIGAGYTLLLILVTSIIGMAMMQFEGRKVLQDTRNEMQNGLVPGRKMLDGLCVFLGGSLLIIPGFVTDIIGFTLVFPLTRPIYRLFLLKWIEKKMKDGKITFYKRF comes from the coding sequence ATGCGAAACTGGATGTGGGCGCTTCTGCTGCTCATTCCTGCAGTGGAATTGTTCGGGTTCATATGGGTAAGCGAACAAATAGGGGCAGGATATACTTTACTACTCATTCTGGTTACCTCCATTATCGGGATGGCAATGATGCAATTTGAAGGACGTAAAGTTCTTCAGGATACACGTAATGAAATGCAAAACGGCCTGGTTCCAGGGCGAAAGATGCTGGATGGATTATGCGTGTTTTTGGGTGGCAGCCTGTTAATTATACCTGGATTCGTAACAGATATTATCGGATTCACCCTTGTGTTTCCGCTAACCAGACCCATATACCGTTTGTTCCTGCTGAAATGGATCGAGAAGAAGATGAAAGACGGAAAAATTACGTTTTATAAACGTTTTTAA
- a CDS encoding DNA polymerase III subunit alpha: protein MSSFVHLHVHSEYSLLDGAARIAELVDTAAGYGMEALALTDHGVMYGAIPFYKACAAKGIKPIIGCEVYITAGSRHERGSRKDQPIYHLILLAQNMTGYQNLMRLCSIGHLEGFHYKPRIDMESLAKYNEGLICLSACLGGEIPQHLLMGRYDEAKSAAMRHKQIFGDRYYLELQDHGLAEQKRVNPQLIELAAELSIPLVATNDVHYLSQEDAEVQDVLICIGTGKTVEDEERLKIPSSQLYLKNGDEMARLFPHVREAVENTLKIADRIQLDLEFGHSILPEYRPIPEHLTPGQYLRELCLKGLEERYKDTDNWHHEEQRSELNKRLDYELSVIDKMGFSDYFLIVWDFIAYAHREGIATGPGRGSSAGSLVAYVLNITNVDPMKYRLLFERFLNPERVTMPDIDIDFSDERRDEVIEYVASKYGREHVAQIITFGTLAARAAVRDVGRVLNIPYGEVDKAAKLIPGQVGMNITKALEISDELRVLHDTKAKTRELLTMAKKVEGMPRHASTHAAGVVISKDPLTDVVPLQEGSEGTALTQYSMENLEAIGLLKMDFLGLRTLSIIERCMRWIQDQQKQVPDFKTVPDDDPLTYEMLGSGDTTGIFQLESAGIRRVLKDLKPSVFEDIISVVALYRPGPMDFIPKYIQGKHGEIKVEYPHADLAPILEDTYGIIVYQEQIMQIASLMAGFSLGEADLLRRAVSKKKREVLDKEREHFVKGSLNQGYSSEDAEAVYDMIVRFANYGFPRAHAAAYGVLAFQTAYLKTHYPVEFMASMLTAVMGNHRKVAEYVVECRRMNIPVLPPDVNESGVLFTPGGGETGIRFGLAAIKNVGTQAVDSIIAERAKGPFESLLDFCRRVDLRVCNKRVIESLIQAGAFDTLPGHRAQLFAMLDEVVEAATKWRKEREDLQIQLFDFVETPNWEIEYPDIPKYTITQQLELERELLGLYLSGHPLDDFTEVLEELEADKLMELHDAQEHAQIVTAGMVVSVKSITTKQGKAMAFMELEDQIERTEVVLFPEVWRRSQNLAAKGQLIALRAKVQLQDEGFKLLADEVDELSTDKLQRMMQQRNRGSGGKERSSSEEASQPKVGRNRRSTSPPNSGSGRAQNKSDSQGVVTDRKPARGEQRVFIKIKPDIEKSGMLTKLKVLLQEHPGNVATILFYEETREYRALSDSYRINPSPELIHRMEQMLGEDTVIVK from the coding sequence ATGAGTTCATTTGTGCATCTGCATGTTCACAGTGAATACAGCCTGCTAGATGGTGCGGCGCGGATTGCAGAGCTCGTGGACACAGCAGCAGGATACGGGATGGAAGCTCTGGCCCTGACGGATCATGGGGTTATGTATGGAGCCATTCCTTTTTATAAAGCATGTGCAGCTAAAGGAATTAAGCCGATTATCGGCTGTGAAGTGTATATTACAGCAGGCTCAAGACATGAACGCGGCAGCCGCAAGGATCAACCGATCTATCATCTTATATTGCTGGCGCAGAACATGACCGGGTATCAAAATCTGATGAGGCTGTGCTCCATTGGTCACTTGGAGGGCTTTCACTATAAGCCGCGGATCGATATGGAGAGCCTGGCGAAATACAACGAAGGATTGATATGCCTCAGTGCCTGTCTCGGGGGAGAAATTCCTCAGCATCTTCTGATGGGACGATATGATGAAGCCAAAAGTGCAGCCATGAGGCACAAACAGATCTTTGGAGACCGATACTATCTTGAGCTTCAAGATCATGGTCTGGCAGAGCAGAAGCGAGTGAATCCTCAGCTGATTGAGCTTGCCGCAGAATTGTCCATACCGCTTGTAGCAACGAATGATGTGCACTATTTGTCTCAAGAGGACGCCGAGGTGCAGGATGTCCTTATATGCATTGGTACGGGCAAAACGGTGGAGGATGAGGAACGGCTTAAGATTCCCTCAAGCCAGCTATATTTGAAAAACGGCGATGAGATGGCTCGTCTTTTTCCTCATGTGAGAGAGGCGGTAGAGAATACCCTTAAAATTGCTGACCGCATTCAGCTTGATCTGGAATTTGGACATTCCATTCTGCCTGAGTACCGGCCGATCCCTGAGCATCTGACGCCTGGACAGTATTTGCGCGAACTCTGCCTGAAGGGGCTGGAAGAACGCTACAAGGATACGGATAACTGGCATCATGAAGAGCAGAGATCCGAGCTGAATAAACGGCTGGATTACGAGCTGTCCGTCATTGATAAAATGGGCTTCTCTGATTATTTCCTCATCGTATGGGATTTCATCGCCTATGCGCATAGAGAGGGAATAGCAACCGGTCCGGGACGGGGCTCCTCCGCAGGAAGTCTCGTTGCCTACGTACTGAATATTACTAATGTGGATCCGATGAAATACAGGCTTTTGTTTGAGCGATTTCTCAACCCTGAGCGGGTGACCATGCCGGATATCGATATTGATTTCAGTGATGAACGCCGGGATGAAGTGATTGAATATGTCGCTTCTAAATATGGACGCGAGCATGTCGCACAGATTATTACTTTTGGTACGCTTGCTGCGCGTGCAGCCGTTCGAGATGTAGGAAGAGTGCTTAATATTCCGTATGGGGAAGTGGACAAGGCTGCCAAGCTCATTCCCGGACAAGTGGGGATGAATATCACCAAAGCTCTGGAGATAAGCGATGAGCTTAGAGTACTGCATGATACCAAAGCCAAAACAAGAGAGCTGCTCACAATGGCCAAAAAGGTCGAAGGCATGCCAAGGCATGCTTCTACGCATGCGGCAGGTGTGGTTATATCCAAAGACCCGCTGACCGATGTAGTGCCTCTCCAGGAGGGCAGTGAAGGGACCGCGCTTACTCAATATTCCATGGAGAATCTCGAAGCCATCGGACTACTCAAGATGGACTTCCTTGGACTGAGGACTCTCTCCATCATTGAACGCTGTATGCGATGGATTCAGGATCAGCAGAAGCAAGTTCCAGATTTCAAAACAGTTCCGGATGATGATCCGCTAACCTATGAAATGCTCGGTTCTGGAGATACGACAGGTATATTCCAGCTGGAGTCAGCCGGAATCAGAAGAGTGCTGAAGGATTTGAAGCCTTCCGTATTTGAAGATATTATCTCTGTGGTTGCTTTATATCGTCCGGGTCCGATGGATTTCATTCCTAAGTATATCCAAGGAAAGCATGGGGAGATCAAGGTCGAGTACCCGCATGCTGATCTCGCTCCAATACTTGAGGACACCTACGGTATCATCGTGTATCAGGAGCAGATTATGCAGATTGCTTCTCTAATGGCAGGCTTTTCTCTTGGAGAAGCCGATCTGCTCCGCAGGGCGGTATCGAAGAAGAAACGGGAAGTGCTTGATAAAGAGAGAGAGCACTTTGTAAAAGGGAGCCTGAATCAGGGCTATAGCAGCGAGGATGCTGAAGCTGTGTACGATATGATTGTACGGTTTGCCAATTACGGCTTCCCTCGGGCCCATGCTGCTGCGTATGGAGTATTGGCCTTTCAGACGGCGTATCTGAAGACACATTATCCTGTCGAATTTATGGCTTCGATGCTGACGGCGGTCATGGGAAATCATCGAAAAGTAGCAGAGTATGTTGTCGAATGCAGACGAATGAATATTCCTGTGCTGCCACCTGATGTAAATGAAAGCGGAGTGCTGTTTACTCCGGGCGGTGGTGAGACGGGCATTCGCTTTGGTCTGGCTGCCATTAAAAATGTAGGTACACAGGCCGTAGACAGCATTATTGCAGAGCGGGCCAAGGGACCGTTCGAGAGTCTGCTCGATTTTTGCAGAAGAGTGGACCTAAGAGTATGTAACAAGCGGGTCATAGAATCTCTTATACAGGCCGGGGCTTTCGATACATTGCCTGGTCACCGTGCGCAGCTGTTCGCCATGCTTGATGAAGTGGTAGAAGCGGCCACGAAATGGCGCAAAGAGAGAGAGGATCTGCAGATCCAGCTGTTTGATTTTGTGGAGACTCCGAATTGGGAAATTGAATATCCGGATATACCTAAGTACACGATTACACAGCAGCTTGAATTAGAACGCGAGCTGCTTGGATTATACCTATCCGGTCACCCGCTTGATGATTTTACGGAAGTTCTGGAAGAGCTCGAAGCGGATAAGCTGATGGAGCTTCACGATGCACAAGAGCATGCGCAGATTGTTACGGCCGGAATGGTCGTTTCCGTCAAATCGATTACTACGAAGCAAGGCAAAGCGATGGCCTTCATGGAGCTGGAGGATCAGATCGAACGGACCGAAGTGGTATTGTTTCCCGAAGTGTGGAGAAGAAGTCAGAACTTAGCGGCAAAAGGTCAATTAATTGCGCTCCGGGCTAAAGTTCAGCTTCAGGATGAAGGCTTCAAGCTGCTTGCTGATGAGGTGGATGAGCTTAGTACAGACAAGTTGCAGCGTATGATGCAGCAGCGTAACAGAGGGAGCGGAGGTAAAGAGCGAAGCAGTTCGGAAGAAGCTTCACAGCCTAAAGTCGGCAGAAATCGTCGTTCTACTTCTCCGCCTAACAGTGGAAGTGGACGGGCGCAAAATAAGTCAGATAGCCAAGGGGTTGTAACGGATAGGAAGCCCGCCAGGGGCGAGCAGCGAGTATTCATCAAGATTAAACCTGACATAGAGAAGTCGGGGATGCTCACTAAGCTTAAGGTCTTGTTACAGGAACATCCGGGAAATGTAGCTACGATCCTTTTTTATGAAGAAACTAGGGAGTATCGGGCATTAAGTGACAGTTATCGAATTAATCCCTCTCCTGAACTGATTCACCGTATGGAACAAATGCTCGGGGAAGATACCGTTATCGTGAAATAA